The Triticum aestivum cultivar Chinese Spring chromosome 5A, IWGSC CS RefSeq v2.1, whole genome shotgun sequence genomic sequence TGAATTTCTAAAAATCTCTCATTCACCCTCCCTCTGGGAGTAAACCTGTGCTTTCAGTCATGAATGCCAAGGTCACCCCGGTCTTTTAACCTACACATCGCGCTTCATTTGGTCAATCTATATTTTTCCACTCTCCTTGCCAAAACAGTCAAGACTTGAAAATAATCCAACCCTTACAAGACCACATTTTGTAGTTAAGCATATAGAAACCATATTTGTGGTGACATAATTGACCAAGATTAGACGCCCTTCAAGCAACTTGCCTTTTTCAACTGCTCAACTGTTTCTCTAAGTGCTCCTTCACGTGTTTCCACTTTGCATTTGTGAGACATTGATTATGAATCAAAATTGCCATGTATTTAATTAGGAATTGACCTTGCACACAACCAAACATGTCAATATAATCAGCCATCGCCTCACAAACTTCTCCAAACAAGAACAATTCACCTTTATGAAAATTAATCTTAAGGCTTGAAATTTGCTCAAACAAACTAAGAGCTTTAGGTTTCAAGCCTTATTCAGATTATGTTCCATAAAAAGATTCATATCTTAGGCCATCAAAGGAGGAGGAGATATCCATCGACGTCACATCGGCGTCTGAGTTTACTCTGCTGCAGCTGCAGGCGGAACAATAGTACAATTTGGAGCTCCGGGAGGAGCACCTCGCGGCGATGGCGCCATTGGAGGTCGATCGCACATCCGCCGCTGCCGTCACGCCCATCGTTTAGGCGGACCCGgacatcaacatcaaccaggtggTGCCCGGCGTATGTGGAGACCGTTCGCACGCTTTGCCCGTGAGTGTGGTAGCTTCGCATCAATGACGCATAATGCACTTGGCTCTTCGACCTCGTTCATGCTAGCCGCCAATGACGCTGAGGCCGGAACGTCCGACATAGGGTTCCTTGACCTCACCTCCAACATGAATAGTAGAGTAGGAATTTTCGGTTCCCTTTCAGTGTTTTTTAGGTTATTCTGATGTGTAAAAGTTAATTAAAAATCATTGAAAATGTGATGTCCGCTTTATAAGCATTTAGTGACTGTTTTTTTGTATGGTAATACACGTCTCATTTATATAGAATAAAGATCATGTTACAAGGCACGTAAGCACCGACCATACAGGACTGAAAAGATAGGAAATCCTATACAAAATACCAGCGCCTGTCCTTTTCCTTCGACACCATCGAAGTGGCCACCAAAGGGTAGAAAGATAGATAACTTCTTCAGCCAAGCTCAACATTGCTCCATCGCTGATCAACAACTTTAGGGACCTTCAAAGTAGTTTTCCAGAAGCAAAACCATagccgttgaaagaatcagaccggggcaacatccCCGGACACACCATCAAACTTCAGAACTGACACCCCCGCATGACGACTATGTCGGaggagaaaaccagaactgccagcCTTCGACCACAGACCCAACACAAGATACTCCATCTTCCAGTTGTCACTTGCACAGACAACCGCCTGCGCGTACTCCTGAATGACAAAACCTCCCCgctccaccatgacgtcggagacaACGTCACAACAACGGAAACAaagcagaaggagagacacacctgatggagtcgccgctgccgcctcgccaACACCATCCATGAACCCCAACGCTGCCGATCTGTGAGATCGACAGAgacacgatgccatcaactccgagacgccgcCATGAAGGGCACCGCCGGCGTGGGAGTAGAGTTGAGACAGATTTATTCGTCCGGGCGCCCCTCCCACCACTTTAACGACGCACCATGGCCTATAAATCCAAAACCTAACTACAGAGTAGAGGAACGGGGTCCCCACTCCCTTCTGCCGTCAGAGCAGCCGAAGGGAAAGGGGACCAACGCCCCGGCCGGTGGAGATCGGAGGAAAGAGAGCGCCTCCCTAGTCGCCTGGTGGTGGCGACGGCTAGGATAGAAAAAAGTCGCGTACAGTGAAGGACTGGACTTGAATATTTTGGTGACTGGTTGGAAGACCTTTGCTCCTTTGGTTATCCACATAGACACGTCCGGACATGGGTTGAGGTCCGTATCCGCTTTTTTAGCATcaatacagacacaagcgctcatatacacgcgcatacactcatccctataaacgcacacacgcacatcctacccctatgagcacctccgagagactgagccggcatatcatcttgagatttacaaagtcaccgtaggcgcctcgtcgtcgacgggaacgtctcctcccgctAAAAGCGTATCGCCAGAAATgctaaaataaattcaggaataatgcgagcaccaggatttgaaccctgatgggttgggaaTATCACTGTccacctaagggcatctccagccgttggccccccagggggcgcctaaaatcgccgcctgggggtgagccggcgcaaaaattgggcctgggggcgagttggtccccagccgccggccccagggctGCCCCAGACACGTTTTAAAATAAAAGAAGTTTGGCGAAGTTCGGCTTAAACACGATAAAATTCGgccaaacacgataaatttcgacacatttcggcgaagttcgcggattttcattacatagcacatatacataaactaatctaaaggaaaaactggctgaagtcgccgccgtcgccgccatcgtcgtcgtcggccttctcctccttgacgcgggcgcccctactggacccctgcccggcgtcgccatggcggactggtggcggcgcatcgtcgtcgtcgtcgtcgctgtcgcagatGATGACGACTCCGCTTTCGTCGCGGCCGCGTCGACGCTCCGCGAAGCgaagcagggcggcgcgctggcgctccttcgccttctccaggcgctccttctccatcgctatggagtccctgcgcgcccattccagggccgcgtcatcgtcgtcgagctccgtcgtcaccggcgcggccggctccttcttcaccggcgcgagtcccggctccgtctttggcttgacgaagcgcggaggaggagccgacgagtaGGCGCGCCGGTCGCCCtcattgatgacgatgccggcgctgcgagtgcgtcgGTCGAgtggcgtctccgccgcgggctcggccttgacgccgagcagggccggagtgccggaggagtgcgatgaagatcgggaggaggaagaagaggaggaggacccgaacctccttggcgcccatggcccggcgcGTCGGTGCTGCGCGGGGCGGCCGCCCTCACCGGGTACGCCAACGGCgagtcgttgccgccctcgaggtacgtcagcacgccctcgagtgtgcggccggggacgccccaccacaggtggcgcccctcgctgttctgccgaccgccaaccaccggcgcgccgttgatggacgccaagcgctgctgctggcggcgctcgaaatacgccgcccaagccgcgtggttgtcggcggcgtactggggaagggagagttgggcgtcggtgagggaggcgcgcacgacctcgaCTTCCTCGGCGAAGTACTTTGGCTTCGCCAcgacgtcgggcaacgggggaatgggcactcccccggcgctgagcctccaccccgtcggcccggcgcgcatgtctggCGGCGCCGGGaagttcgcctggaacaggagccaggactcctgttcgcggagcgaacggcggccgaagccgttggccgccgcctcgtcttcgggaaagcgttccgccatggcgacgggcccgggagaggtagagagatagagggaggggctgggcggcggcgctcgggagaggtagggagagggaggagctgggcggcggcgaggggcggggctggtgtgggcacaggcgagtgcaggccaccagctatatagccgcgccgcatccgtgtgtacgcgtgcgagggaggggaggcgtcggcgcgccgtcccgtgacgcgccgcccgtgaggaatcaataggaagactgaccggcggcagccttggcattgattccccgcggaaaCCGAgaccgttgggggaagacgaggcgccatGTCGCTGACGCGGTgggcccgcggctgtttcgcgccaaaacagttcgccccggcgcccccgggcgccccccagcgcgccgggttcggcctggatccgccggcgctgttttcggcccaggccggcgaaaaccGGACTCCTgaaggcgcgactgggccgtttttttggcgccggcacGAAAAAATCATctggggaggccttcctgaggGCGCGGCTGGACATgccctaaccaactcaaccacaggttgattcccATGTCCGTATCCGCTTTGAAGACCTCGGGGATACACATTGTAATACGCTCCGTATTCGAAGTCGTGCTACACATAATAATAAGATACGGCGGAGCAACGTTCCGACCGATCGTGTTTCCTTCAGTTCCCACCTCCGCGGTTCCGCCCCTAGCGCATCCCGCCGCCCATGGCCGCCGTCGTCTCCGACCTCGTCGACTTTCTCAACGCCTCGCCCACCGCTTTCCACGCCGTCGGTACGCGTCCTGTCCCGCTTCCCTCTCGCTTGTTCGTGACTGACGTGACGTGAACTGAACTGAACTGATCTGGACTGGATCTATCTCCTGCTGCTGCTTCCGGCGGGAGAAGATGAGGCGAAGCGACTGCTGAAGGCGGCGGGGTTCGAGCAGCTTTCGGAGCGGGAGGAGTGGACGGGGCTTCAGCCCGGCCGGAAGTACTTCTTCACACGCAACCACTCCGCCATCGTCGCCTTCGCTATCGGCGCCAAGTGAGCCCGCTCTATCCACTTCCTCTCCTTCGGTTTCCCGACACAAAATGCACACTCTTTTGTAAATGGAAAAATGAATCTAATCCAATACAATCTGGTGTCGATGTTTGGTAGGTACGTTGCCGGTAATGGGTTCCACATCATTGGCGCACATACGGACAGTCCATGCCTGAAGCTCAAGCCTGTCACCAAGGTGAGCTCTTAGTTATTGATTTCAGAGCAGTTGTGTCCTGAAACATCGACTGACAATGCTTTGCAGGAACAGCGGTTCATTTATCAATCAGATATCCTAGTTTGCTGTTTAGTCTTACTTATTAGGTGCTAGATTTTGATGATTTACTAACAGAATCTTGCTTCTTCTTTCACAGATAACCAAGGGAGGTTATCTTGAGGTTGGAGTCCAAACCTATGGAGGTGGATTGTGGTATACATGGTTTGACCGTGATCTTACCATTGCTGGTAGGGTGCTTGTGCGAGAGAAGAAGGACGGTGTGGTCTCTTATGGACATAAGCTTGTAAGAGTGCAAGAGCCTATCATGAGAATCCCCACTTTGGCTATTCACCTAGACAGGTTGGTGATAAAAACTCTTTTTTAGTATAGATATTTCAGTATTGTGAAGCCTTTGAAAATTACTCCTTCATTTTGGAGCAGTTCTTGCATTTGAGAGCTTTTTATTATGCAATGGATGAATCCTAAGATTGTTATAATGAATGAAGTCTATGAAAACAGTCAAAGGAAATGATCTTTAGATTGCAAATATTGCACTTCTGTATCTCCATTCAGTTTCTTGTGTTAACCCTTGTATCTCATGCATCATCTAAAAGACAACCTTGAATTATCCTTTGTACAACCACATAAGTTTCATACTCTCGTATAAAACTTGGAAAAACTAGTTATCGTGTGTTTCCTTAAACTGAAGGGCTTTCATTATCGTGCCTTGTTACTCGGTAGTTCATCCAGTTGGATCATATTATCCAATATAGTAGAAGAGCATTTTGGGCCTATAGTTTAGAACACTATTCTGGAAGTTTCATCCTGTTCTTTTGCACGAAGAGAAATAGCTAAACATTGGTTTTGATATCTGGTCCGTACTGCAATGTAAATTCGGTATCATTGTTCTCCACTTTTTGAACTTATGTATTTGTGAAGTATTATCACTAGTTGTTTACAGATTGCAGTGCTAGATGTAGAATTAAAGATTAACTTTTAGTGCCTCACCTAAGGGGTATGTGAAACTTCCTATTCAGCTTTCATATATTGCTTGAATGGAAGTTCTGAAAAtattatatactccctctgatccaaaataagtgtcgtggttacCTTTAAGCTAAAACCatagacacttattttggatcggagggagtacttaatTTGCTATGTCACGGTGCCAGTACTAAATAATCGTAGCCTCATTATGGAATTacgcactactccctccgtcccaaaataagtgtctcaactctagtacaactttgtactaaagttagtataaagttgagacacttattttgggacagggGGAGTATAATGCAACCTATGTTTGGATTTAACCCTGGTGTTTTGGACACTTAGTCTATTACATACTTACAATAATACTTCTCATGTGTCTTATTCATATTTTGCGCAGGACTATCTCCTCGGAAGGTCTGAAGATTAACAATCAGAATCATCTTGTCCCAGTGCTGGGCACATTGATTAAGGTGATTTGACTGCATTGATCAGAATCTGATCTTCGTGTTTTCAGTCAGcttctttgttatttattgtacttGATGATGGGCATAATATCTTTGAGCCAAGGAATTAACTAGCATGAATTTTTTGTTATTTCACCATAATTTTCAGTTTGAAGAGGCATAGCCTCTGTATAACATCAATGTCAGTTGTTCCGCTAGGATATTGATACaccttgtgatgttgtattctttATGTAAGAAGCAACACTTGCTTGCACATTGTGTACATGTCTTCTACTCTTCTTCATGTTCACACGTTCTGAACAAAACTGTGTAGTATCAATTTCTTCAAATGATTAATAGTGCAAAACTTCAGGCATCTTTCGTTATCTTAGAATGCTCCACCTAGTTTATCCAGAAAATGTTAAATTTTGAAATTAATATGTTCATAAGAATGCCATTATTGTCCTTTAATTATTTGGAATTAAACTATTACGATAAAAGAACCATAGGACGCTTATCTTCTTTTGTTTGCTTTGAAAATTCGAATCTTGATTCAAACTTTTTTTTTCTTTGCAGCATGAAATGCAGAAATTAGTGGAAGGAAATGTTCCAGGGGAGTCATCCGGTGCCGAAAACACAAAGCACCATCCACTATTGTTGCAGGTTATGTATTTCTAACATTACGTGGAGCCAAACATTCTCACTTATTAAATATCAAGAGCCCTTGGATTTGGAAGTATGTTTTAGTTTTTACTTAATGTATGTTGCTTTCATTTTTTTGCAGTTGATTGCTAAAGAGGCTAATTGTGAAGTTGATGAGATCTGTGATTTCGAGCTGCAGCTGTGTGATACCCAACCAAGCGTTGTAGCAGGTGCCATGAAAGAATTCATCTTTTCGGGAAGGCTTGACAACCTTTGCATGTCATTTTGTTCACTGAAGGTTTGTTTCTCCATTTAAGTTTTTGCATGTAGACTATGGAGACCATATTTGCATATTCCACATGTTTTGAAAGTACTAAAATTCTTTTCATCTCACACTATTTCAAATATTtttgcatacatgtctctctctgtTGAACCGGTATGGGCCTGGCCCATCTCCACTTGTCCCATAAGGCCCAGCCCATGTGACTGACCTAGATGTGGAGTTGCTGGCCTCGCTCTGCCTCGCGACTGCTGGAAAAGAGTATGACGTTGGTTTAGAAAGGGTTGAAGGGGCTAGGACTCGGAAGGAATCAGATGCGGGCTTACCGTATCGGGCGGAGCAACCTCCCAGCAGTGCGACGGAGTGTGCTGCCCGAGTCGAGGAAGACGGGCTCCCAGGGGTTGTCCTTCGGCTGGGAGTCAATTGGGGGTGTGCAAAGGTGGTGGGGGGTGCTTGGGTGGCGCTCTGAGTGGTTGGAGGTAGCTCTCCATGGATGATGTCTGGTTGTTGTGCGAGGGGCGACGGGGAGGCTATAATTTGGGTGCCCTAGTTTGGGGGGTGAGCAGGGCTACCTTATTTTTAGACCAACAGGGAAAGAGCTCCCATGCTCCATTTACTCAGAAACGAAGCCTGCCAGCAGGTCCATACAG encodes the following:
- the LOC123103730 gene encoding probable aspartyl aminopeptidase; translated protein: MAAVVSDLVDFLNASPTAFHAVDEAKRLLKAAGFEQLSEREEWTGLQPGRKYFFTRNHSAIVAFAIGAKYVAGNGFHIIGAHTDSPCLKLKPVTKITKGGYLEVGVQTYGGGLWYTWFDRDLTIAGRVLVREKKDGVVSYGHKLVRVQEPIMRIPTLAIHLDRTISSEGLKINNQNHLVPVLGTLIKHEMQKLVEGNVPGESSGAENTKHHPLLLQLIAKEANCEVDEICDFELQLCDTQPSVVAGAMKEFIFSGRLDNLCMSFCSLKALVESTSTDHSLDHESGVRMVALFDHEEVGSDSAQGAGSPAMLDALTRITCCFNHSNSKLLEKAIQRSFLVSADMAHALHPNYMEKHEENHQPKLHGGLVIKHNANQRYATNAVTAFIFREIAERLQLPIQDFVVRNDMACGSTIGPILASGVGIRTVDIGAPQLSMHSIREMCAVDDVNYSYEHLKAYFEEFTELDNKVKVDC